The nucleotide sequence CGTCGAGGAAGGTCAGCAGGTAGTCGAGGCAGGTCTGTTCGATGTCGTCCACCAGCCGGGGCGTGGCGTAGATGCGCAGGTCCTCGCCGAGAAACGAGATGGTGCGCGGTGTGTCGACGGTCAGTCGGCGTTCGGTGGCGGTACCGGTTTGGAGTGTGGAGAAATTCATGGCAAACCTCGTGGTTGAAGGGTCGAAATCACTTGTTGGGCAGGAAGCCGATGGACACCCACGGCACGGCGATCAGCACCCCGAGGGCCACCACCAGCGCACCGAGATAAGGCCAGACCCGGCGCATGGCGCCGCTGGGGTCGACCTTGGCGATGGCACACGCGGCATAGAAGCCCACGCCGAACGGCGGTGCGAACAGGCCCAGGCCCATGGCGAAGATCGCCACCATCGCGTAGTGCACGTCGTTGATGCCCAGGGCCTTGGCAATCGGAAACAGCAGCGGGCCGAACAGCACGATGGCCGGGATGCCTTCCAGGAAACTGCCGAGCAGGATGAACGCCACCGCCGAAATGATCAGGAAGCCCATGGCGCCACCGGGCACCGTGGCCATGACTTGCGCCAGTTGATGCGAGAAGCCCGATTGGGTCAGTGCCCAGGCCATGGCCGTGGCGCTGCCGATGATGATCAGGATTGCCCCGGACAGCGATGCGGTGCTGACCAGGATCGGGTACAGCCGGCGCCAGTCGAAGCAGCGATAGCACAGCAGGCCGACGATGAAGGTGTAGGCGACGCCGATGGCGGCGACTTCGGTGGCGGTGGCCACGCCTTCGACCACCGCCGTGCGGATCACGAAGGGCAGGGCCAGTGCGGGCAGGGCCAGCAGCAGCGAGTGGCCGATTTCCTTGCCCGAGGCGCGTTTGCCCGTGGACGCCTGGCCCTTGCGGTTCTTCCACCAGATCACCGCCGCCATGGCGATTGCGCCGACCACCGCCGGCATGAAGCCACCGGTGAACAGCGCGGAAATCGACACGCCGGTGACCGAACCGATGGTGATCAGCACCAGGCTCGGCGGGATGGTTTCCGACATGGCGCCGGAGGCATTGAGCATCGCCACCAGTTCGTTTTCATCTTCGCCGCGCTTCTTCATTTCCGGGAACAACGCCGGGGCGATGGCCGCCATGTCCGCCGCTTTCGAGCCGGAAATACCCGAGATCAGGTAGATCGCGCCAATCAGCACATAGGACAGGCCGCCACGCACGTGACCGATCAACGAGCACAGGAAGCGGATCATCGCCCGCGCCATGCCCATGGCCTCGATCAGCGCGCCGAGGAACACGAACAGCGGGATCGCCAGCAGAATCAGGCTGGCCATGCCTTCGTCCATCCGCCCGACCACCAGGCTCAGCGGCGTGCTGGTCATGCTCGACAGGTACGCCACCGTCGCCAGGCCGAACGCGACCATGATCGGCACGCCGATGACGATCATCGCCATCACCCCAATCATGAAAAAGATCACCAGGTTCCAGTTGCCCATCAACAGCATCGTGCTTTCGCCTACCCACAACAGCGCGCCGAGGGACGCGAGCATCGCCACCGACACCGAGAAGTCGATCAACCGCGCCCGGGTCAGCAGGCGGGCGACGCAGGTCATCAGCATCAGGCTCAGGCCGACGGCAATGGCTGATACGCGAAAGGCGTTGGGGATTTCCAGGGCGGCGGTGGTGATGATCCATTCGTCGCTGACGTACTCCCACGCCGGGGTGAACAACAGCCCGATGAACGTGATGACGATTACCGCGCCGAGGGTGTCGACGAATTCACGCTTTTCCACCGAGAGCCGCGCGATGAACGAGGTCAGGCGCATGTGCTCGCCGCGCCGCATCGCCACCACCGAGCCGAGCATCGCCAGCCACAGGAACAGCAGCGATGCCAGTTCGTCACCCCAGACGATCGGCTGGTTGAGCACGTAGCGCGAAAACACGTTGCAGAACAGCAGGGCGACTTCGACCACCACCAGCAACGCCGCGCTGCCCTCGGTCAGCCAGCGCAGGCCGGTGTCGAGTGCGCGGCCCAGGCGAAAGGTGGCCTGGCGGGGGCTGAGTCCTTCAGCAGGGGGAACGTCCGTCATAGGTATCTCGTTTTTCATGACTGTGTCTCCGGCTTAGGACAGTTGACCCGCGTACTGCTCGAGCAGGCCCCAGGCTTCCGCGCCGTACTTTTCCTTCCACTGGGTGTAGAAGCCCTTGGCTTGCAGGTCGGCGCGGAACAATGAGCGGTCGACCTTGTTGAAGGTGATGCCGTGGGCGGTAAGGGACGGCTCCAGGCTGGCGTTGAGGTCGATCACCTGCTGGCGCTGGACCAGGGCGGCGGCGTTGATCTGCCGCGAGACGATTTCCTGCACGTCGGCGGGCAACTTGGGGAAGGTCTTGCCGGATGCGACGATCCAGAACCCGCCCCAGATGTGGTCGGTCATGGAGCAGAATTTCTGCACTTCGTAGAAGCGTGCCGACTCGACCACCACCAGCGGGTTTTCCTGGCCGTCGACCACTTTGGTCTGCAACGCCGAGTAGGTTTCGTTGATGCTGATACCGGTCGGCGAGGCGCCCAGGGCACTGAACATCGACGTCCACAACGGGCTCACCAGGACGCGCAGCTTGAAGCCGGCGAGGTCCTGCGGCGTGTTGATCGGTCGGGTCGAACTGGTGATCTGGCGGAAGCCGTTGTTCCAGACTTTCTCCATCGGGATCAGCCCGACCTTGGCGGTCTTCGCCCGCAGGTGCTCGCCGAGCTTGCCGTCCAGGGCCGACCAGACGCTGTCGTAGTCCTTGAAGGCGAACGGCATGCTTTCGATCGAC is from Pseudomonas sp. MYb118 and encodes:
- a CDS encoding TRAP transporter substrate-binding protein, producing MSRILTESVSRRSFLVSAGATVGGAFAASLLPSGVFAATKPIVLRYTSSLPDTHPLNQQMKAASQAIKAETNGAVDLQVYANGAMGGDTDMLSQVRAGAIDFIPLPGAILSTLVPVMSIESMPFAFKDYDSVWSALDGKLGEHLRAKTAKVGLIPMEKVWNNGFRQITSSTRPINTPQDLAGFKLRVLVSPLWTSMFSALGASPTGISINETYSALQTKVVDGQENPLVVVESARFYEVQKFCSMTDHIWGGFWIVASGKTFPKLPADVQEIVSRQINAAALVQRQQVIDLNASLEPSLTAHGITFNKVDRSLFRADLQAKGFYTQWKEKYGAEAWGLLEQYAGQLS
- a CDS encoding TRAP transporter large permease subunit, translating into MTDVPPAEGLSPRQATFRLGRALDTGLRWLTEGSAALLVVVEVALLFCNVFSRYVLNQPIVWGDELASLLFLWLAMLGSVVAMRRGEHMRLTSFIARLSVEKREFVDTLGAVIVITFIGLLFTPAWEYVSDEWIITTAALEIPNAFRVSAIAVGLSLMLMTCVARLLTRARLIDFSVSVAMLASLGALLWVGESTMLLMGNWNLVIFFMIGVMAMIVIGVPIMVAFGLATVAYLSSMTSTPLSLVVGRMDEGMASLILLAIPLFVFLGALIEAMGMARAMIRFLCSLIGHVRGGLSYVLIGAIYLISGISGSKAADMAAIAPALFPEMKKRGEDENELVAMLNASGAMSETIPPSLVLITIGSVTGVSISALFTGGFMPAVVGAIAMAAVIWWKNRKGQASTGKRASGKEIGHSLLLALPALALPFVIRTAVVEGVATATEVAAIGVAYTFIVGLLCYRCFDWRRLYPILVSTASLSGAILIIIGSATAMAWALTQSGFSHQLAQVMATVPGGAMGFLIISAVAFILLGSFLEGIPAIVLFGPLLFPIAKALGINDVHYAMVAIFAMGLGLFAPPFGVGFYAACAIAKVDPSGAMRRVWPYLGALVVALGVLIAVPWVSIGFLPNK